A stretch of Clostridium formicaceticum DNA encodes these proteins:
- a CDS encoding HAD-IC family P-type ATPase, producing MLAVEEVHVLPGRIRLKTPQLYDKKIAAAVHLAIEKLMGVKYSRVNYYTSSMLIVYDIEKTSKASIQAQIKEILKNIKKDKGLVLMQNKTYLNAIKNQKIAQNRFLFYGSLYVVFKIKNALFGVFPISRSISLLVTASVITTIEGYPILRRFFKNISKKTPGLSDVLLRLTAISLVFLRQDGMGCLLLSLKYISDYLKYSTEVEYLRILHQSIMENTELVTIETAEGQKILTPVASLKVGERIHLQKGEILPIEGVIIQGKAIIDGMYSTGQLGILEMMPQDYVYEGMKILSGDIVIEITHLPQRREKIYPAVEDLCIYQKVSSYQEEIGSFSIVLAVINYLITGNLLNALGIVLLLCPTASELAIHTGINSYLRLLGKNKIFLKHPGALEKAAHINHVAFDKTGTLSQGRLKTPIDHQFYDNNTVKDSLRKDAYDLIKALRKQGISKLSLLTGDNATKADHAGVALGIENIYSECSGEEKGKIIEKLKSTDDIMMIGDGINDLEAMCHADVSVGLVEASCDKVKLYSDCILFQDDLYKVADFIQLSKKSYRAIERHTNFSKMYNITLGVLAVFIPFNPYTAKSLNTINSLLVLLLSKRIEYFSTEGSSRYLREAEGLG from the coding sequence GTGTTAGCTGTGGAGGAAGTTCATGTTCTACCAGGACGAATTCGATTAAAAACACCCCAGCTTTATGACAAGAAGATAGCAGCAGCTGTGCATCTTGCTATAGAAAAACTTATGGGAGTAAAGTATAGCAGGGTAAATTATTATACATCTTCTATGTTAATTGTGTATGATATAGAAAAAACAAGTAAAGCATCCATTCAAGCGCAAATAAAAGAGATCCTAAAAAATATAAAAAAAGATAAGGGTCTTGTTTTGATGCAGAATAAAACTTATCTAAATGCTATAAAGAATCAAAAAATAGCACAAAATAGATTTTTATTTTATGGTTCTCTCTATGTAGTGTTTAAAATAAAAAATGCTTTATTTGGTGTATTTCCTATCAGCAGAAGTATAAGTTTATTAGTAACTGCTTCTGTCATTACCACGATTGAAGGCTATCCAATACTCAGAAGGTTTTTTAAGAATATTTCTAAAAAAACGCCTGGATTATCAGATGTTTTGTTAAGGCTTACCGCCATCTCTCTTGTTTTTCTTAGACAGGATGGTATGGGGTGCCTGCTACTAAGCTTGAAGTATATAAGTGATTATTTGAAATATTCTACAGAGGTGGAGTACTTAAGAATTCTTCATCAAAGTATTATGGAAAATACTGAGCTGGTAACAATAGAAACTGCCGAAGGGCAAAAAATATTAACACCCGTTGCTTCTTTGAAGGTGGGGGAAAGGATTCATCTTCAAAAGGGAGAGATCCTTCCCATTGAGGGTGTAATTATACAAGGAAAAGCCATTATTGATGGCATGTACAGTACTGGACAGTTAGGCATCCTAGAAATGATGCCACAGGACTATGTTTACGAAGGAATGAAGATTTTATCAGGAGATATTGTCATAGAAATTACCCATCTGCCCCAAAGGAGGGAAAAAATCTATCCTGCTGTAGAGGATTTATGTATCTATCAAAAGGTAAGCAGCTATCAAGAGGAAATAGGAAGCTTTTCAATTGTATTAGCCGTCATCAATTATCTTATTACTGGAAATCTATTAAATGCCTTAGGGATTGTACTTTTACTTTGCCCTACTGCCTCTGAGCTTGCGATTCATACAGGAATCAATAGCTACCTGCGCTTGCTAGGAAAAAATAAAATTTTTCTTAAGCATCCTGGTGCACTGGAAAAGGCAGCCCATATCAATCATGTAGCCTTCGATAAGACTGGTACACTAAGTCAAGGAAGGCTAAAGACCCCTATAGATCATCAGTTTTATGATAACAATACAGTAAAAGATTCCTTAAGAAAAGATGCTTATGATTTAATAAAAGCTTTAAGAAAACAGGGAATTTCAAAATTATCCCTGCTTACAGGAGATAATGCTACTAAGGCAGATCATGCAGGTGTAGCTCTAGGAATTGAGAACATTTACAGTGAGTGTAGTGGAGAAGAAAAAGGAAAAATTATTGAGAAACTAAAAAGCACAGATGATATTATGATGATAGGTGACGGAATCAATGACTTAGAGGCCATGTGCCATGCAGATGTAAGTGTTGGTTTGGTGGAGGCTAGTTGTGACAAAGTCAAGCTTTATTCAGACTGTATCCTATTTCAGGATGATTTATATAAAGTAGCAGATTTTATTCAACTGTCAAAAAAGTCCTATAGAGCAATAGAGCGACATACGAATTTTTCTAAAATGTATAATATCACACTGGGGGTTTTAGCAGTATTTATCCCCTTTAATCCGTATACTGCTAAGTCTTTGAATACCATTAACTCACTATTAGTATTGCTGCTAAGTAAAAGAATAGAATATTTTAGCACAGAGGGAAGTAGTAGATATCTTCGTGAAGCTGAAGGATTGGGATAA
- a CDS encoding ABC transporter substrate-binding protein produces the protein MKRMMGLLLSLALMTVLAVGCSNNTERQPENTPAENDVEAAAEVKQEEKIHTKVAAPSGAPTLSMIKMFKENPSLGENVEVSYESVKSPDLMASRLMSSEVDIAVVPTNLAANIYNKGIPYQLAASNVWGVLYLVSSEDINDWNDLKGKEIDTIGRGLTPDIVLRYLLSSNGIDPEKDVTLNYLGEATELASAFIAEKSKISVIPEPVLSNVLMKKADTKVVLNLQEEWAKTTNMDSSYPQASLIIRKDIIESYPEFVEAFLKEFEESINWANDYPAEAGIYSEELQTGLNSQVVEKGMERSNIKFVNAIEAKRAIETYLKILLEYSPDIVGGKLPDDDFYFKK, from the coding sequence ATGAAAAGAATGATGGGTTTATTATTGAGCCTAGCACTGATGACTGTTCTAGCTGTAGGTTGTTCAAACAACACAGAAAGACAGCCGGAGAATACACCGGCAGAAAACGATGTAGAAGCTGCTGCTGAAGTAAAACAAGAGGAAAAAATTCATACCAAGGTTGCAGCACCTTCAGGAGCACCGACTCTGAGTATGATAAAAATGTTTAAAGAAAACCCTTCTTTAGGAGAAAACGTAGAAGTAAGCTATGAGTCTGTTAAATCGCCGGATTTAATGGCTTCAAGATTGATGTCAAGTGAAGTAGATATTGCGGTAGTTCCAACCAATCTTGCAGCAAATATTTATAACAAGGGAATTCCCTATCAATTAGCAGCTTCTAATGTATGGGGTGTACTGTATTTAGTAAGCAGTGAAGATATAAATGACTGGAATGATTTAAAAGGCAAAGAAATTGATACCATAGGCAGAGGTTTAACGCCTGATATTGTATTAAGATACTTATTAAGCAGCAATGGCATAGATCCTGAAAAGGATGTAACTTTAAACTATCTTGGAGAAGCAACGGAACTGGCGTCTGCTTTTATAGCAGAAAAAAGTAAAATTTCCGTTATACCTGAGCCAGTGCTTTCAAATGTCCTTATGAAGAAAGCAGATACAAAAGTAGTCTTAAATCTTCAGGAAGAATGGGCAAAGACGACAAATATGGACTCCAGCTATCCACAAGCTTCTTTAATTATAAGGAAAGATATTATAGAAAGTTATCCAGAATTTGTAGAAGCTTTTCTGAAGGAGTTTGAAGAGAGTATAAACTGGGCAAATGATTATCCAGCTGAAGCAGGAATTTATAGCGAAGAATTACAAACTGGATTAAATTCACAAGTGGTGGAAAAAGGTATGGAAAGGTCAAATATTAAATTTGTCAATGCCATAGAGGCTAAAAGGGCTATTGAAACCTATTTAAAAATATTACTTGAATATTCACCGGATATAGTGGGAGGTAAACTACCGGATGATGATTTCTACTTCAAAAAATAA
- a CDS encoding acyl-CoA dehydratase activase has translation MYSLGIDIGYTSIKLVLINSNDEIKHTAYLLHKGRIQEVLKEAIYNLMSSYVLEDIKFAAITGTGSKFLAEDQELQFINEVTAIVEGSMSTEKKIGSIIEIGGQSAKYITEFRESNKSGIKIAINSDCSAGTGSFLEEQISRLDLKLEDYSVFTEKAQSIPRIAGRCSVFAKTDMIHHQQEGVCVEDLLLGLAYALVKNYKAAVIKKLPIKKPIVFIGGVAYNLGIIRALKDVLGLDEGEFIVPQTPGNTGALGAAVIAKKDKMKIDLQKLLECLENKKDSHEVKDDETRLPELKPFGENDSENKHLCKSIDNGKTNLECYLGIDIGSTSTNLVLMNKENEIIAYKYLKTLGNPVEAVRKGLKDLKNEFGDRIKMMGVGTTGSGRYMIGKLIGADIIKDEITAQAKAAVTIDDRVDTIFEIGGQDSKYIRLEKGVVTDFEMNKICAAGTGSFIEEQAKKLNIPIGDFGEMTLNSHYPINLGERCTVFIEANIAASLSKGAKIDHIASGLCYSIVKNYLNKVVGQKKIGNKIFFQGGVAYNQGVINAFRALVGDKLFVPPFFSVTGAYGAAILAKEEMLEEKSQFKGFDFDTKVHLIEKQKHHQPKAEGEGKIYNEIEKLYLKGYDASIDPKKETVGIPRVLFLHKLFPMFHVFFKELGFNVLLSDLTKEETIRLSQEHSLDETCYPVKLIHGHVAELINKKVDYLFLPALYTMTHPISKTRQDYGCAYMQAAPAMIHQTMELDKKGIKLLSPVLSFKFGKKYMMKTLLELGKNLGKNTIQSMLALQKGMQALKTFEKKVEMIGQEAVEKLGTDEKAFVIITRAYGVTDPVLNMGIPKKLMNMGYKVLTLSNLPAHTHDTSKEYPNMYWPFGQHILSGAQIVKQHPNLYAIYITNHGCGPDTILSHYFREEMKGKPYLSIEVDEHSSSVGVLTRVEAFVNSLKTKEVQMKKAEDLKTYSNRVIHKEVNIKNSFNELKDKRIVYLPYLYPYSTLLKELLMKKGIRADVLPMTNASSVDIGRKFTITKEYFSLTAILGDVFKKLYGLKKDEENIAFFIPKSEGTEADGQYDRLLRTKLNEKGFHHVEMIAPFIEDLLYEDEDAEGIYLSLLAGDMIRTAHKNHRDKYLNEIIELIKNNDFKINPLKEIAKKIYHEIRLEKSKKRVLVIGEPMVLFNDFMNNFTFNHIEDEENRIIYSPLSEYMWFIWKDFLMKNLDKKAQILRQRLSRFEYYIHDISECLADESPFAKGLSDLIATADKRMKYYTGGNGRYRQAKILSGFNNIDGIITAASMYENTNTILNLLYKGVDEKHLKPVLHLTFDGNKNENDKTKIQSFMYYI, from the coding sequence TTGTACAGCTTAGGAATCGATATAGGATACACTTCAATAAAACTTGTATTAATCAATAGTAATGATGAAATAAAACATACAGCATATTTGCTACACAAAGGAAGAATTCAAGAAGTTTTAAAAGAAGCTATATATAACTTAATGTCAAGCTATGTACTAGAGGATATAAAATTTGCAGCCATAACAGGGACTGGAAGTAAGTTTTTAGCTGAGGATCAAGAACTTCAATTTATAAATGAAGTAACGGCAATTGTAGAAGGCAGTATGAGCACAGAGAAAAAAATTGGTTCAATTATAGAAATTGGGGGACAAAGTGCAAAATATATTACAGAATTTAGGGAAAGCAATAAATCAGGAATAAAAATAGCTATAAATTCCGACTGTTCTGCCGGTACAGGTTCATTTTTGGAGGAACAAATATCCAGACTGGACTTAAAACTAGAAGATTATTCTGTTTTTACAGAGAAGGCGCAATCTATTCCAAGAATTGCAGGCAGATGTAGTGTATTTGCCAAAACAGATATGATTCATCATCAGCAGGAAGGGGTTTGTGTGGAAGATCTATTATTAGGGCTGGCCTATGCTTTGGTGAAAAACTATAAAGCAGCAGTCATAAAAAAGCTCCCCATAAAAAAACCTATAGTATTTATTGGCGGCGTTGCATATAACTTAGGAATTATCAGGGCCCTGAAGGATGTACTGGGCTTAGATGAAGGAGAATTCATTGTACCTCAAACACCTGGTAATACTGGTGCTTTGGGAGCAGCTGTAATAGCAAAAAAAGACAAGATGAAAATAGATTTACAAAAACTCCTTGAGTGTCTAGAAAACAAAAAAGATAGTCATGAAGTAAAGGATGATGAGACCCGGTTACCTGAATTAAAACCCTTTGGAGAAAATGACAGTGAAAATAAACACCTTTGCAAAAGCATAGATAATGGGAAAACCAATTTAGAATGTTATCTAGGTATTGATATAGGTTCTACAAGCACCAATTTGGTTCTTATGAATAAAGAAAATGAAATCATTGCTTACAAATATCTAAAAACCTTAGGAAATCCTGTTGAAGCCGTGAGGAAGGGTCTGAAGGATTTAAAAAATGAGTTTGGAGATAGGATAAAGATGATGGGGGTAGGTACCACAGGTTCTGGCAGATATATGATTGGTAAGCTCATTGGCGCTGATATCATTAAGGATGAAATTACAGCTCAGGCAAAGGCAGCAGTGACCATAGACGACAGGGTAGATACCATCTTTGAAATAGGAGGGCAGGATTCTAAATACATTAGACTTGAAAAGGGTGTTGTAACAGATTTTGAAATGAATAAAATCTGTGCAGCAGGAACCGGTTCCTTTATTGAAGAGCAGGCTAAAAAGCTGAATATACCCATAGGTGACTTTGGAGAGATGACTCTAAACAGTCATTATCCAATAAATTTAGGAGAAAGATGTACAGTATTTATTGAAGCAAATATAGCAGCCAGTTTATCAAAAGGAGCCAAGATAGATCATATTGCTTCAGGACTTTGCTATTCTATTGTAAAAAATTATCTTAACAAAGTGGTGGGGCAAAAGAAAATAGGAAATAAAATATTTTTCCAAGGAGGGGTAGCATATAATCAAGGGGTTATCAATGCCTTCAGAGCACTTGTGGGAGATAAATTATTTGTTCCACCATTTTTCAGTGTAACCGGTGCTTATGGTGCTGCAATTTTGGCAAAAGAGGAAATGCTGGAGGAAAAGAGTCAATTCAAGGGATTTGATTTTGATACAAAAGTACACCTTATTGAAAAACAAAAGCATCATCAGCCTAAGGCAGAGGGCGAGGGAAAAATTTATAATGAAATTGAGAAGCTGTATTTAAAAGGATATGATGCTTCCATCGATCCAAAAAAAGAAACAGTGGGTATACCGAGGGTTTTATTTTTGCATAAATTATTCCCTATGTTTCATGTATTTTTTAAAGAATTAGGTTTCAATGTTCTTTTATCGGATTTAACAAAGGAAGAAACCATTAGATTAAGTCAAGAGCATTCCCTGGACGAAACCTGCTACCCTGTAAAGTTAATTCATGGCCATGTGGCAGAATTGATCAATAAAAAGGTGGATTATTTATTTTTACCTGCTTTATACACCATGACCCACCCTATATCAAAGACAAGACAGGATTATGGATGTGCATATATGCAGGCGGCACCTGCTATGATCCATCAGACAATGGAATTGGACAAAAAAGGAATAAAGCTGCTATCACCAGTTTTATCTTTTAAGTTCGGTAAAAAATATATGATGAAAACCTTATTAGAATTAGGAAAAAACCTTGGAAAAAATACAATTCAAAGCATGCTTGCCCTACAAAAAGGAATGCAGGCTTTAAAAACCTTTGAGAAAAAGGTTGAGATGATAGGGCAGGAAGCCGTGGAAAAACTAGGAACCGATGAAAAAGCCTTTGTGATTATTACAAGGGCCTATGGGGTGACTGATCCAGTACTCAATATGGGCATACCTAAGAAGCTGATGAATATGGGGTATAAAGTCTTGACACTGTCCAATCTACCAGCCCATACCCATGATACCTCTAAAGAATATCCTAATATGTATTGGCCCTTTGGACAGCATATTTTATCGGGAGCACAGATTGTAAAGCAGCATCCTAATTTATATGCCATTTACATCACCAATCATGGCTGCGGCCCAGATACGATACTATCCCATTATTTTAGAGAAGAAATGAAGGGAAAGCCCTATTTAAGTATTGAAGTAGATGAACATTCCTCCAGTGTTGGGGTACTAACCAGGGTGGAGGCTTTTGTTAACAGCTTAAAAACAAAGGAAGTACAGATGAAAAAAGCTGAGGATTTAAAAACCTACTCCAATAGGGTTATACATAAGGAGGTGAATATAAAAAATAGTTTTAATGAATTAAAAGATAAAAGGATAGTATATTTACCATACCTATATCCTTATTCAACGCTGTTAAAGGAGCTATTGATGAAAAAGGGAATAAGGGCGGATGTTTTACCGATGACCAATGCCAGTTCTGTTGATATAGGAAGAAAGTTTACCATCACCAAAGAGTACTTTTCATTGACAGCAATATTAGGAGATGTTTTCAAAAAACTCTATGGATTAAAAAAAGATGAAGAAAACATAGCCTTCTTTATACCTAAGTCAGAGGGAACAGAAGCAGATGGACAATATGATCGTCTGTTGAGGACGAAATTAAATGAAAAAGGTTTTCATCATGTAGAGATGATAGCCCCCTTTATAGAAGATTTGTTATACGAAGATGAAGATGCTGAAGGGATTTACTTAAGCTTATTGGCAGGGGACATGATCAGAACTGCACATAAGAATCACAGAGATAAGTATTTGAATGAAATCATTGAATTAATTAAAAATAATGATTTTAAAATAAATCCTCTAAAGGAAATAGCAAAAAAAATATATCATGAGATAAGACTTGAAAAAAGCAAAAAAAGAGTTCTTGTAATAGGGGAACCTATGGTTCTTTTCAATGATTTTATGAATAACTTTACCTTCAATCATATTGAGGATGAGGAAAATAGAATCATTTATAGTCCTCTAAGTGAATATATGTGGTTTATATGGAAGGATTTTTTAATGAAAAACCTAGACAAAAAGGCCCAAATACTACGCCAGAGATTAAGTAGATTTGAGTACTATATCCATGATATATCTGAGTGTTTAGCAGATGAGAGTCCCTTTGCAAAGGGCCTGAGTGACCTAATTGCTACAGCAGATAAAAGAATGAAATATTATACTGGTGGGAATGGAAGATATCGACAGGCAAAAATATTATCTGGTTTCAATAATATCGATGGGATAATCACTGCAGCATCCATGTATGAAAATACAAATACCATATTAAATCTACTATATAAAGGAGTTGATGAAAAACACTTAAAACCTGTACTTCATCTAACTTTTGATGGAAACAAAAATGAAAACGATAAGACAAAGATTCAATCTTTTATGTATTATATCTAA
- a CDS encoding Crp/Fnr family transcriptional regulator — translation MDSILFSLQGCNLFKHKSLEEIDSLLSNIHYRIDAYKENEVVFSPYQIADKMGIILSGAVDVQKLFPCGKIVTLNRRTTSDLIAEASLFSKTKHYPSTISACTTCQILFIHKDELLKLFLMDKDIMSCFLESVSNRVLALNRKIEILSLTSIAEKIAYFLIHAHHDDDNNTITLPFSKKAWAEHMNVSRPSLLRELKKLEMDGLISIAKREIKIKDFEGLKEILL, via the coding sequence ATGGATTCTATCTTATTCTCCCTGCAAGGATGTAACTTGTTTAAACATAAGTCTTTAGAGGAAATTGACTCCCTCCTATCGAATATTCATTATAGAATTGACGCATATAAAGAGAATGAAGTCGTATTTTCTCCTTACCAAATTGCAGATAAGATGGGGATCATTTTGTCTGGTGCTGTAGATGTTCAAAAACTTTTTCCATGTGGAAAAATTGTTACCCTCAATCGAAGAACAACTTCAGACCTTATTGCTGAGGCTTCATTGTTTTCTAAAACAAAACATTACCCATCTACGATTTCTGCATGCACAACCTGTCAAATCCTATTTATACATAAAGATGAACTTTTGAAATTATTTTTAATGGATAAAGATATTATGTCATGTTTTTTAGAGTCCGTATCAAACCGTGTATTAGCATTAAATAGGAAAATCGAAATCCTTTCCCTAACTTCTATCGCAGAAAAAATAGCGTACTTTTTGATACATGCCCATCATGATGATGATAACAATACAATCACCCTACCTTTTTCAAAAAAAGCCTGGGCGGAGCATATGAATGTTTCAAGACCTTCTCTTTTAAGGGAATTAAAGAAACTTGAAATGGATGGACTTATCTCTATTGCTAAAAGAGAGATCAAGATAAAAGATTTTGAGGGGTTAAAGGAAATCCTCCTATAA
- a CDS encoding HMA2 domain-containing protein: MMKLPNKKIKIISSIPGRIRLKIEGASKYEKLGYKVVCLFQDLRGIENISFNNTTGNILVLYNNKYLNEGEIIKQIEGFDFSKCLDIFSWPREESIIRIIFKSLNPFCLGRKKYPNKIYKNEYVLSKTLIKLGFLLGTALFLFTSYSMNILSIGILAYPGILFAIASVAYYYAAESFKYHSIFIKKSENIGLLGKTTDVFIQDQILLQEEKVNNIAKEKDLSRMYLQKLITLGKVKNPISSEGQTIIQELRKYGILNITLCTGKKDALTEYIAYYFGLDHIDQLNDQESYITKEQHQKVKLLICHQDFIAYRKKISGDVMMNIETKSSKKVIQGDINLLQKDIIKLPQILRFSGNTDELITRTQVRAVTINVIALFLTMIRQIHPFTAIGIYGINMLAQLIILQNNIHQGKGVLYNAYK; the protein is encoded by the coding sequence ATGATGAAGCTACCTAATAAAAAAATAAAGATTATTTCTTCAATACCTGGAAGAATAAGATTAAAGATTGAGGGGGCATCTAAGTATGAAAAACTAGGATATAAAGTAGTTTGTTTATTTCAAGATTTAAGGGGTATAGAAAATATCTCCTTCAACAACACTACAGGAAATATCCTAGTTTTGTATAATAACAAGTATTTAAATGAAGGAGAAATCATCAAACAGATTGAGGGTTTTGATTTTTCGAAATGTTTAGATATATTTTCTTGGCCTAGAGAAGAGTCTATTATAAGGATTATTTTTAAATCTCTCAACCCTTTTTGCCTGGGTAGAAAGAAGTATCCAAATAAAATCTATAAAAATGAGTATGTTTTATCTAAGACATTAATCAAATTGGGATTTCTTTTAGGTACTGCTTTATTTTTATTTACATCCTATTCTATGAATATATTGTCGATAGGCATACTAGCTTACCCAGGAATTTTGTTTGCAATAGCTTCAGTAGCTTATTATTATGCAGCTGAGAGCTTCAAATATCATAGTATTTTTATAAAGAAAAGTGAAAACATTGGCTTATTAGGAAAAACTACTGATGTTTTTATTCAGGATCAGATTTTATTGCAGGAGGAAAAGGTCAACAATATTGCTAAGGAAAAGGACTTATCTAGAATGTACTTGCAAAAGCTTATTACTTTAGGAAAGGTAAAAAATCCCATAAGTTCAGAAGGGCAAACAATCATACAAGAACTTAGAAAATATGGAATTTTAAATATTACCTTATGTACAGGAAAGAAGGATGCGCTAACAGAGTATATAGCTTATTATTTTGGTCTAGATCATATCGATCAATTGAATGATCAGGAAAGTTATATAACAAAAGAACAGCATCAAAAAGTAAAACTGTTGATTTGCCACCAAGACTTCATAGCCTATAGAAAAAAAATCTCAGGAGATGTGATGATGAACATTGAAACAAAGTCATCAAAAAAAGTGATACAAGGAGATATCAATCTTTTACAAAAGGATATTATAAAGCTTCCGCAGATTTTACGATTTAGTGGTAATACAGATGAACTTATTACTCGTACTCAAGTAAGGGCAGTTACCATAAATGTTATTGCTTTATTTTTAACCATGATAAGACAAATTCATCCTTTTACAGCCATAGGTATATACGGTATAAATATGTTGGCCCAACTAATCATCTTACAAAACAATATCCATCAGGGAAAAGGAGTATTATATAATGCATACAAATGA
- a CDS encoding ABC transporter permease, with protein sequence MMISTSKNKEYKEIIYTIISVVVLIMLWKILAIWVGKEIILPSPEATFSKLIMIIRAENFLQSILSTLIRSMLGFFIAFLLALILGMLAGFFRPIYYLLKPVIIINKAVPTMAVILLALIWLESEKAPILVGFLVIFPLLYYNVVEGIRNVDQKLIEMVKLYKVNKIKMIGELYIPSIKSYLIAGASTALGLNLKIVIAAEVLSQPRISIGTNFQIEKANLNTAGVFAWAIIAIVMAAVLDGVVKLMQKN encoded by the coding sequence ATGATGATTTCTACTTCAAAAAATAAAGAGTACAAAGAAATAATCTATACCATTATTTCTGTAGTAGTATTAATTATGTTATGGAAAATTTTAGCTATATGGGTGGGAAAAGAAATTATTCTACCTTCACCGGAAGCTACCTTCAGTAAGTTAATTATGATTATCAGAGCAGAAAATTTCTTACAGTCTATATTAAGTACACTAATTAGGTCTATGCTGGGATTTTTTATAGCCTTTCTATTGGCCCTTATTTTAGGTATGCTTGCTGGCTTTTTTAGACCTATATATTACTTATTGAAGCCTGTAATAATTATCAACAAAGCTGTTCCAACCATGGCAGTGATTCTTTTAGCCCTTATATGGCTTGAATCAGAGAAGGCCCCTATTTTAGTAGGCTTCTTGGTGATTTTTCCACTTTTATACTATAATGTTGTTGAAGGCATTCGAAATGTAGATCAGAAGCTTATTGAAATGGTAAAATTGTATAAAGTAAACAAAATTAAAATGATAGGAGAATTATATATTCCTTCTATAAAATCTTATTTAATTGCAGGTGCTTCAACTGCATTGGGTCTAAATCTAAAGATTGTTATAGCAGCAGAGGTGCTAAGTCAACCCAGAATCTCTATAGGAACAAACTTTCAAATAGAAAAGGCAAATCTTAATACGGCAGGAGTATTTGCCTGGGCAATTATTGCCATCGTAATGGCTGCGGTTTTGGACGGTGTGGTAAAATTGATGCAAAAAAACTGA
- a CDS encoding ABC transporter ATP-binding protein: MILQLEKIHKKYNDIQVFNNLSLEIKESEIVCIIGPSGCGKSTILNLISGLIQPDQGELMNKSNKIAYVFQEDRLLPWRTVYKNIKLVDQHSSKEKIDELITDMGLKGFENKFPHQLSGGMRQRCSIARAFNYQSELLLMDEPFKSLDYDLRRNMVNHLVKLWKKTQNAIVFVTHEIDEALLLGNRIIVLSDRPTSILKVFELGYPQDQRSLQDERFAGVRNEIIDLLSKRKKRGA; the protein is encoded by the coding sequence ATGATATTACAATTAGAAAAAATCCATAAAAAGTATAATGATATACAAGTTTTTAATAATCTTTCTCTTGAAATAAAGGAAAGTGAAATAGTTTGTATCATAGGACCTTCCGGCTGTGGAAAATCTACGATTTTAAACTTGATATCCGGTTTAATTCAACCTGACCAAGGAGAATTAATGAATAAAAGTAACAAAATTGCTTATGTTTTTCAAGAAGATAGACTGCTGCCGTGGAGAACGGTATATAAAAATATAAAACTAGTGGATCAGCACAGCAGTAAAGAAAAAATTGATGAACTAATAACAGATATGGGTTTAAAAGGCTTTGAAAATAAGTTTCCACATCAACTTAGTGGAGGCATGAGGCAAAGATGCTCAATAGCCAGGGCCTTTAACTATCAATCAGAATTACTCCTTATGGATGAGCCTTTTAAATCTTTGGACTATGATTTGAGAAGGAATATGGTCAATCATTTAGTTAAGCTTTGGAAAAAGACGCAAAATGCTATTGTATTTGTAACACATGAAATAGACGAGGCCTTACTTTTAGGAAATAGAATCATTGTTTTGTCTGATAGACCCACAAGCATACTAAAAGTTTTTGAACTAGGCTATCCTCAGGATCAAAGGAGTTTACAGGATGAAAGATTTGCTGGAGTTCGCAATGAAATTATAGATTTATTATCTAAAAGAAAGAAAAGGGGTGCATAA
- a CDS encoding cupin domain-containing protein yields MEKEKFIKNIPFAEVLKMEELTTYQEGKVISRTLAQREGLSITLFAFDQGEGISTHSAPGDAMVYILDGSVEITIGENKLILSEGETTVMPANIPHGLKAIEKFKMLLIVVKPVK; encoded by the coding sequence ATGGAAAAAGAAAAATTTATTAAAAACATCCCTTTTGCAGAGGTATTAAAAATGGAGGAGCTTACAACTTACCAAGAGGGAAAAGTTATAAGCAGAACCTTAGCGCAGAGGGAAGGCTTGAGTATAACATTATTTGCCTTTGATCAAGGGGAAGGAATAAGTACCCATTCAGCACCTGGTGATGCAATGGTATATATTTTAGATGGCAGTGTAGAAATTACCATTGGAGAAAATAAATTAATCTTATCAGAAGGAGAAACCACAGTAATGCCTGCAAATATACCTCATGGTTTGAAGGCGATTGAGAAATTTAAGATGTTGTTAATTGTTGTAAAGCCAGTAAAATAA